A window of Thermoanaerobaculia bacterium genomic DNA:
GAGGAACCACGCGACGGCCTCGCGCGCCACCTCCTCGAGAGTCCCCGGCTCCTCGAAGAGGTGCGTCGCTCCGGCAACGACGTGGAGGCGATTCTCGACCCGG
This region includes:
- a CDS encoding alpha/beta hydrolase, which produces RVENRLHVVAGATHLFEEPGTLEEVAREAVAWFLGHLRR